In one Cellulomonas sp. JZ18 genomic region, the following are encoded:
- the trpC gene encoding indole-3-glycerol phosphate synthase TrpC, whose protein sequence is MTVLDDIVAGVREDLAAREAATPLAELKERAARRESAIHCLGRLKVDDAVTVIAEVKRSSPSKGALATISDPAALAAEYETGGAVAISVLTERRRFNGSLDDLDAVRARVDIPVLRKDFVVSPYQVWEARAHGADLVLLIVAALEQTVLESLVERVHSLGMTALVEVHDTEEVARAVDAGARVIGVNARDLKTLDVDRTTFARVAPAIPSDVVKVAESGVRGPHDVMDYARAGADVVLVGEALVTDDAPRQSVADLVAAGAHPSLRAVRQ, encoded by the coding sequence ATGACCGTGCTGGACGACATCGTCGCGGGGGTCCGGGAGGACCTCGCGGCACGCGAGGCGGCGACGCCGCTGGCCGAGCTGAAGGAGCGCGCCGCACGCCGTGAGTCGGCGATCCACTGCCTCGGGCGCCTGAAGGTGGACGACGCCGTCACCGTCATCGCCGAGGTGAAGCGCTCCAGCCCGAGCAAGGGCGCGCTGGCGACGATCAGCGACCCGGCGGCGCTGGCCGCCGAGTACGAGACGGGAGGCGCCGTCGCGATCTCCGTGCTGACCGAGCGGCGACGCTTCAACGGCTCGCTGGACGACCTGGACGCCGTGCGGGCGCGAGTCGACATCCCGGTGCTGCGCAAGGACTTCGTGGTCTCGCCGTACCAGGTGTGGGAGGCGCGCGCGCACGGGGCGGACCTCGTCCTGCTGATCGTCGCGGCGCTCGAGCAGACCGTGCTGGAGTCGCTCGTGGAGCGCGTCCACTCGCTCGGCATGACGGCGCTCGTCGAGGTGCACGACACCGAGGAGGTGGCGCGCGCCGTCGACGCGGGCGCTCGGGTCATCGGCGTCAACGCCCGCGACCTCAAGACCCTCGACGTCGACCGGACGACGTTCGCCCGGGTCGCCCCCGCGATCCCCTCCGACGTGGTCAAGGTCGCCGAGTCGGGCGTGCGCGGTCCGCACGACGTCATGGACTACGCACGGGCCGGTGCCGACGTCGTGCTCGTCGGCGAGGCGCTCGTGACGGACGACGCCCCGCGGCAGTCCGTCGCCGACCTGGTCGCGGCCGGTGCCCACCCCTCGCTGCGGGCGGTGCGGCAGTGA
- a CDS encoding DUF4190 domain-containing protein produces the protein MSSPNEPRDPYAPDDEPRASGAGDAQPTPGVGETPSGGEAPRYPAGTSPDAPAAPAQGQPPAYGQPGDASGGQPPAYPQAPAYGQAPGYGQAPSYGDAPAYGQAGQDAAQQGWGDQPAAGSTRRNALGIWSLVLGILSIVLCCVGWLPGIPAVILGFLGRSAASRGEATNRGIALAGIILGAIGLVIGLYWLISFVATMAEYGGWNGFTEYLQDEIERQQQLQTP, from the coding sequence ATGTCGAGCCCGAACGAGCCGCGCGACCCGTACGCCCCGGACGACGAGCCCCGTGCCAGCGGTGCGGGTGACGCCCAGCCCACCCCCGGCGTCGGCGAGACGCCGTCCGGCGGCGAGGCCCCGCGGTACCCGGCGGGCACGAGCCCGGACGCACCGGCGGCCCCCGCGCAGGGACAGCCCCCCGCGTACGGGCAGCCCGGCGACGCGTCCGGCGGTCAGCCCCCGGCCTACCCGCAGGCACCCGCGTACGGCCAGGCGCCCGGCTACGGTCAGGCACCGAGCTACGGCGACGCGCCCGCGTACGGGCAGGCGGGGCAGGACGCCGCGCAGCAGGGCTGGGGGGACCAGCCGGCCGCGGGGTCGACGCGCCGCAACGCCCTCGGCATCTGGTCGCTCGTGCTCGGCATCCTGTCGATCGTGCTGTGCTGCGTCGGGTGGCTGCCCGGCATCCCCGCCGTGATCCTCGGGTTCCTGGGCCGCAGCGCGGCGTCCCGTGGTGAGGCGACGAACCGCGGCATCGCCCTGGCGGGCATCATCCTCGGTGCGATCGGCCTCGTCATCGGCCTGTACTGGCTCATCAGCTTCGTCGCGACGATGGCGGAGTACGGCGGCTGGAACGGCTTCACCGAGTACCTGCAGGACGAGATCGAGCGTCAGCAGCAGCTGCAGACGCCCTGA
- the trpA gene encoding tryptophan synthase subunit alpha, producing MSTTQVRSVTAERLDALASGPSPRAALIGYLPVGFPSVPGSVRAVRAMVEAGVDVVELGMPYTDPVMDGPVIQRAADAALANGTRVKDTLVAVEQVADAGAPVLVMTYWNLVLRYGVDAYARDLAAAGGAGLITPDLIPDEAEEWLQASDAHGLDRVFLVAPSSTPERLASTSAASRGFVYAASTMGVTGERATVGARAEQLVADTRAAGAERVCVGLGVSRPEQAAQVAGYADGVIVGSALVRPLVEAVDEGAGIDALTRVVAGLAEGVRFADRSGR from the coding sequence GTGAGCACGACGCAGGTCCGCTCGGTGACCGCCGAGCGTCTCGACGCGCTCGCCTCCGGCCCCTCGCCGCGTGCGGCGCTGATCGGCTACCTGCCCGTGGGCTTCCCCTCCGTGCCCGGGTCCGTGCGGGCCGTGCGGGCGATGGTCGAGGCGGGCGTCGACGTCGTCGAGCTCGGCATGCCGTACACGGACCCCGTGATGGACGGGCCGGTCATCCAGCGCGCGGCGGACGCCGCCCTCGCGAACGGCACCCGCGTCAAGGACACCCTCGTCGCGGTCGAGCAGGTCGCGGACGCCGGGGCGCCCGTCCTGGTCATGACCTACTGGAACCTCGTGCTGCGGTACGGGGTGGACGCGTACGCGCGCGACCTCGCGGCCGCGGGCGGCGCCGGGCTCATCACGCCCGACCTGATCCCGGACGAGGCCGAGGAGTGGCTGCAGGCGTCGGACGCGCACGGTCTGGATCGTGTGTTCCTCGTGGCGCCGTCGTCCACGCCCGAGCGGCTGGCGTCGACGAGCGCCGCGAGCCGTGGGTTCGTCTACGCGGCGTCGACCATGGGGGTCACGGGGGAGCGGGCCACGGTCGGCGCCCGGGCCGAGCAGCTCGTCGCCGACACGCGTGCGGCCGGTGCCGAGCGCGTGTGCGTCGGGCTGGGCGTGTCGCGCCCCGAGCAGGCCGCGCAGGTGGCGGGCTACGCCGACGGCGTCATCGTCGGCTCGGCGCTCGTGCGCCCCCTGGTGGAGGCCGTGGACGAGGGCGCCGGGATCGACGCGCTCACGCGGGTCGTCGCGGGGCTCGCCGAGGGTGTCCGGTTCGCCGACCGGTCGGGCCGATGA
- the trpB gene encoding tryptophan synthase subunit beta yields the protein MRDVLASGGALGTQAGPYFGDFGGRFVPEALIAALDELDTEYHKALADPTFADELERLHRTYTGRPSPLTEVPRFARHVGEGVRVFLKREDLNHTGSHKINNVLGQALLVKRMGKTRVIAETGAGQHGVATATACALLDLECTVYMGEEDTQRQALNVARMRLLGAEVVPVTIGSRTLKDAINEALRDWVANVESTHYLLGTVTGPHPFPEMVRDFHKVIGDEARAQLLEEIGRLPDAVAACVGGGSNAMGIFNAFLDDPDVRLFGFEAGGEGVASGRHSARFSGGVPGVLHGARSYLLQDEDGQTLPSHSVSAGLDYPSVGPEHAWLHDIGRAQYRPVTDVEAMQAFELLCRTEGIIPAIESAHALAGAIALGAEARQWGRDGREAVVLVNLSGRGDKDVATAAAWFGLIEDEPVVKADEGEQL from the coding sequence ATGCGCGACGTCCTCGCCTCGGGCGGCGCGCTGGGCACGCAGGCCGGGCCGTACTTCGGCGACTTCGGCGGGCGGTTCGTCCCGGAGGCGCTGATCGCCGCCCTCGACGAGCTCGACACCGAGTACCACAAGGCCCTGGCCGACCCGACGTTCGCGGACGAGCTGGAGCGGCTGCACCGCACGTACACGGGCCGGCCGAGCCCGCTGACCGAGGTGCCCCGCTTCGCGCGGCACGTCGGCGAGGGCGTGCGCGTGTTCCTCAAGCGCGAGGACCTGAACCACACGGGCTCGCACAAGATCAACAACGTGCTCGGCCAGGCGCTGCTGGTGAAGCGCATGGGCAAGACGCGCGTGATCGCGGAGACCGGCGCCGGCCAGCACGGCGTCGCGACCGCCACGGCGTGCGCGCTGCTCGACCTCGAGTGCACCGTCTACATGGGCGAGGAGGACACGCAGCGCCAGGCGCTCAACGTCGCCCGCATGCGGCTGCTCGGGGCCGAGGTCGTCCCGGTCACCATCGGGTCGCGGACGCTCAAGGACGCGATCAACGAGGCGCTGCGCGACTGGGTGGCCAACGTCGAGTCGACGCACTACCTGCTCGGCACCGTCACGGGTCCGCACCCGTTCCCGGAGATGGTCCGCGACTTCCACAAGGTCATCGGCGACGAGGCCCGTGCGCAGCTGCTCGAGGAGATCGGCCGGCTGCCCGACGCGGTGGCGGCGTGCGTGGGCGGCGGCTCGAACGCCATGGGGATCTTCAACGCGTTCCTCGACGACCCCGACGTGCGGCTGTTCGGCTTCGAGGCCGGCGGCGAGGGCGTCGCGTCCGGCCGCCACTCCGCGCGGTTCTCGGGCGGCGTGCCGGGCGTGCTGCACGGCGCCCGCAGCTACCTCCTCCAGGACGAGGACGGGCAGACGCTGCCGAGCCACTCGGTCTCGGCGGGGCTCGACTACCCCAGCGTGGGCCCGGAGCACGCGTGGCTGCACGACATCGGCCGGGCGCAGTACCGCCCGGTGACGGACGTGGAGGCCATGCAGGCGTTCGAGTTGCTGTGCCGGACCGAGGGGATCATCCCCGCGATCGAGTCGGCGCACGCCCTCGCCGGGGCGATCGCGCTGGGCGCCGAGGCTCGGCAGTGGGGGCGGGACGGCCGCGAGGCGGTGGTCCTCGTCAACCTGTCGGGGCGCGGCGACAAGGACGTCGCGACGGCGGCGGCGTGGTTCGGCCTGATCGAGGACGAGCCGGTGGTCAAGGCGGACGAGGGGGAGCAGCTGTGA
- a CDS encoding DUF2752 domain-containing protein: MSSVAHAPATRHRAGRRGVLLPLAVAAVGAGAAALLMVRSPYEPLSYGICPSVLLLGVDCPGCGGLRATHDLLTGDVAGAWAANPLWVVVAPLLVAAWALWTWRRWRGVPAGTPPAWVAWTLLVVVVLFGVLRNVPALAPFLGPAPLT; encoded by the coding sequence ATGAGCTCCGTCGCGCACGCCCCGGCGACCCGCCACCGCGCGGGTCGCCGGGGCGTGCTGCTGCCCCTGGCGGTGGCGGCGGTCGGCGCGGGGGCGGCGGCGCTGCTCATGGTCCGCTCGCCGTACGAGCCGCTGTCGTACGGCATCTGCCCCTCGGTCCTGCTGCTCGGGGTGGACTGCCCCGGTTGCGGCGGGCTGCGTGCGACCCACGACCTCCTGACGGGCGACGTCGCCGGCGCCTGGGCCGCGAACCCGCTGTGGGTCGTCGTCGCGCCCCTGCTCGTCGCCGCGTGGGCGCTGTGGACGTGGCGCCGCTGGCGGGGCGTGCCCGCCGGGACGCCCCCGGCCTGGGTCGCCTGGACGCTGCTCGTCGTCGTCGTGCTCTTCGGCGTGCTGCGGAACGTGCCGGCGCTGGCACCGTTCCTCGGCCCCGCCCCCCTCACCTGA
- a CDS encoding DUF4190 domain-containing protein — protein MSESRADDPARRAHDVRPYGQEAPYGPPGADARGGGAPGGGAPGGGPDGPAGRAGSGAPESTAPTGGAAWTTPGDAQPGAPYQQSAPYQQSAPYQQSAPYQQSAPGQQGAAYATGGAQGPGGTYPAGGAYPAGGAPYPAPGYWPRNDLGVWSLVLALAGIVLACGFVTGIPAVIVGQNARRAVARGEANNDGVALAGVILGWVAIGLGVLMVAALVLSFLVPLVFLGVTLPWATEMSGSSW, from the coding sequence GTGTCCGAGTCCCGTGCCGACGACCCGGCGCGTCGCGCCCACGACGTGCGTCCCTACGGCCAGGAGGCGCCGTACGGTCCGCCCGGCGCGGACGCGCGCGGTGGTGGGGCACCCGGTGGTGGCGCGCCCGGCGGGGGCCCCGACGGGCCGGCGGGGCGGGCAGGGTCCGGGGCACCCGAGAGCACCGCGCCGACCGGCGGTGCGGCGTGGACGACGCCGGGCGACGCCCAGCCGGGCGCCCCGTACCAGCAGAGCGCTCCGTACCAGCAGAGCGCTCCGTACCAGCAGAGCGCTCCGTACCAGCAGAGCGCTCCGGGGCAGCAGGGCGCTGCGTACGCCACGGGCGGCGCCCAGGGGCCGGGCGGGACCTACCCGGCCGGCGGCGCGTACCCCGCGGGCGGCGCGCCCTACCCGGCGCCGGGCTACTGGCCCCGCAACGACCTCGGCGTCTGGTCCCTGGTGCTCGCGCTCGCCGGCATCGTGCTCGCCTGCGGCTTCGTCACGGGCATCCCGGCGGTCATCGTCGGGCAGAACGCCCGCCGCGCCGTCGCACGCGGCGAGGCGAACAACGACGGCGTCGCCCTCGCGGGGGTGATCCTCGGCTGGGTCGCGATCGGCCTGGGCGTGCTCATGGTCGCCGCCCTGGTGCTGTCGTTCCTCGTGCCGCTCGTGTTCCTCGGCGTGACGCTGCCCTGGGCGACCGAGATGTCGGGCAGCAGCTGGTGA
- the hisI gene encoding phosphoribosyl-AMP cyclohydrolase, with the protein MPDASPSVPSPRPSGLDPAIAARLRRDASGLVAAIVQQHDTRDVLMLGWMDDEALHRTLTTGRVTFWSRSRQEYWRKGDTSGHVQHVRSVALDCDGDALLVTVDQVGAACHTGTRTCFEAGGPLPVTVPTEAGAQAPAEPVEGDAP; encoded by the coding sequence GTGCCCGACGCCTCCCCGTCCGTCCCGAGCCCCCGCCCCAGCGGCCTCGACCCCGCGATCGCCGCGCGCCTGCGCCGCGACGCGTCCGGCCTGGTCGCCGCGATCGTGCAGCAGCACGACACCCGTGACGTGCTCATGCTCGGCTGGATGGACGACGAGGCGCTGCACCGCACCCTGACGACCGGTCGTGTCACGTTCTGGAGCCGGTCCCGCCAGGAGTACTGGCGCAAGGGCGACACGTCCGGCCACGTGCAGCACGTGCGGTCCGTCGCGCTCGACTGCGACGGCGACGCCCTGCTCGTCACCGTCGACCAGGTCGGCGCCGCGTGCCACACCGGCACCCGCACGTGCTTCGAGGCGGGCGGCCCGTTGCCCGTCACCGTCCCGACCGAGGCCGGTGCGCAGGCACCGGCAGAGCCCGTCGAAGGAGACGCCCCGTGA
- the lgt gene encoding prolipoprotein diacylglyceryl transferase: MTFTGTLAAAGIPSPSQGVWHLGPFPLRAYAFAILLGIVVAAIMTRRRWAERGGDPETVLDITYWAVPFGIVGGRIYHVLSSPDAYFGPGGDPVRALYIWEGGLGIWGAVAFGAVGAWIGCRRHGVRLAPFADALAPGLLVAQAIGRLGNWFNQELFGGPTTLPWGLRIDEQHLPTGFEPGTLFHPTFLYELVWNLAAAALLLWLDRRYRLGHGRVFWLYVALYTAGRLWIELLRIDPAETVLGLRLNVWTSVIVGVGALVAFVVVGRRHPGRDATLLRTPPSTQDDEAEASTPAR, from the coding sequence ATGACGTTCACCGGGACGCTCGCCGCCGCGGGGATCCCCAGCCCCTCGCAGGGTGTGTGGCACCTGGGGCCGTTCCCGCTGCGCGCGTACGCGTTCGCGATCCTGCTCGGCATCGTCGTCGCCGCGATCATGACGCGGCGGCGGTGGGCCGAGCGCGGCGGCGACCCGGAGACGGTCCTCGACATCACGTACTGGGCGGTGCCGTTCGGCATCGTCGGCGGTCGGATCTACCACGTCCTGAGCTCGCCCGACGCCTACTTCGGCCCCGGCGGCGACCCCGTGCGGGCGCTCTACATCTGGGAGGGCGGGCTCGGCATCTGGGGCGCCGTCGCGTTCGGCGCGGTCGGCGCGTGGATCGGCTGCCGGCGCCACGGCGTGCGGCTCGCGCCGTTCGCCGACGCGCTCGCGCCGGGGCTGCTCGTCGCGCAGGCCATCGGCCGTCTCGGGAACTGGTTCAACCAGGAGCTGTTCGGCGGTCCGACGACGCTGCCGTGGGGGCTGCGGATCGACGAGCAGCACCTGCCGACCGGCTTCGAGCCCGGCACGCTGTTCCACCCGACCTTCCTGTACGAGCTGGTGTGGAACCTCGCCGCCGCCGCGCTGCTGCTCTGGCTGGACCGCCGCTACCGCCTCGGGCACGGCCGCGTGTTCTGGCTCTACGTCGCCCTGTACACCGCGGGACGGCTGTGGATCGAGCTCCTGCGGATCGACCCCGCGGAGACGGTGCTGGGTCTGCGCCTGAACGTCTGGACGTCCGTCATCGTCGGTGTCGGTGCGCTGGTAGCGTTCGTCGTGGTCGGCCGTCGGCATCCAGGACGTGACGCGACCCTCCTGCGCACACCCCCCAGCACGCAGGACGACGAGGCGGAGGCCTCCACACCCGCCCGGTGA
- a CDS encoding HGxxPAAW family protein, which yields MADHSLAHRAQHPTTTETVHLPPRTPPTNHGKTLAAWTTTWTVVLGAVVAAVGVALALGWLFWVGAAVIVLGLVLGKVLQVLGHGQGGAATRAREQRRGGH from the coding sequence ATGGCCGACCACTCCCTGGCCCATCGCGCGCAGCACCCCACGACGACCGAGACGGTGCACCTGCCCCCGCGCACACCGCCGACCAACCACGGCAAGACGCTCGCCGCCTGGACGACGACGTGGACGGTCGTCCTCGGTGCGGTCGTCGCCGCGGTCGGTGTGGCGCTCGCCCTCGGCTGGCTCTTCTGGGTGGGTGCGGCCGTCATCGTGCTCGGCCTCGTCCTCGGCAAGGTCCTGCAGGTGCTGGGCCACGGCCAGGGCGGCGCCGCCACGCGCGCTCGCGAGCAGCGCCGCGGCGGTCACTGA
- a CDS encoding anthranilate synthase component I, with the protein MTQPSVTAAPRATATDLPWGATWPSLEDFRELAATRRVVPVVRRLLADDVTPVGLYRTLAGGRPGTFVLESAESDGTWGRWSFVGVASRAALSVREGRAAWTGDVPVGVPTEGPVLDVLSRTLDVLRTPSVPGLPPLTGGLVGMLGWDVVRQWEPTLPARAPEELGVPEVALLLATDLAAVDHASGSVWLVANAINFDATDERVDEAWADAVARLDAMQDALRRPAPPATSVLDPALPEPELEFRSTRAEFEDAVRRGQEAIRDGEVFQVVLSQRLDLDCPAEPVDVYRVLRTINPSPYMYLLALQDTDGRDFAVVGSSPETLVKVSDGHVTTFPIAGSRPRGATPEEDRALQDEVLADPKERAEHIMLVDLSRNDLVKVCEPTSVEVVEFMAVKRFSHIMHICSTVVGRLRQGATALETLVATFPAGTLSGAPKPRAIALIDEIEPARRGVYGGTVGYFDFAGDMDMAIAIRTALLRDGRASVQAGGGIVADSVPADEYAESRNKAAAAVRAVQVAARLRRVAP; encoded by the coding sequence GTGACCCAGCCGTCCGTCACCGCCGCACCGCGTGCGACCGCCACGGACCTGCCCTGGGGTGCCACGTGGCCGTCGCTCGAGGACTTCCGCGAGCTGGCCGCGACGCGGCGCGTCGTGCCGGTCGTGCGCCGTCTGCTGGCCGACGACGTCACGCCGGTCGGTCTCTACCGCACGCTCGCCGGTGGCCGGCCCGGGACGTTCGTGCTCGAGTCCGCCGAGTCCGACGGGACGTGGGGGCGCTGGTCCTTCGTGGGCGTCGCCTCGCGTGCCGCACTGTCCGTGCGGGAGGGCCGGGCGGCCTGGACGGGCGACGTGCCGGTCGGGGTGCCGACGGAGGGACCGGTGCTGGACGTCCTGAGCCGCACGCTCGACGTGCTGCGCACGCCGTCGGTCCCGGGTCTGCCGCCGCTCACCGGCGGGCTCGTGGGGATGCTCGGCTGGGACGTCGTGCGGCAGTGGGAGCCGACCCTGCCGGCCCGGGCCCCCGAGGAGCTCGGCGTCCCGGAGGTCGCGCTCCTGCTGGCCACGGACCTGGCGGCGGTCGACCACGCCTCGGGGTCGGTGTGGCTGGTGGCCAACGCCATCAACTTCGACGCGACGGACGAGCGCGTCGACGAGGCGTGGGCGGACGCGGTCGCGCGCCTGGACGCGATGCAGGACGCCCTGCGCCGTCCCGCGCCCCCGGCGACCTCGGTGCTGGACCCCGCGCTGCCCGAACCGGAGCTGGAGTTCCGCAGCACCCGGGCGGAGTTCGAGGACGCCGTGCGTCGCGGGCAGGAGGCCATCCGCGACGGCGAGGTGTTCCAGGTCGTCCTCTCGCAGCGGCTCGACCTGGACTGCCCGGCCGAGCCGGTGGACGTCTACCGCGTCCTGCGCACGATCAACCCGAGCCCCTACATGTACCTGCTGGCGCTCCAGGACACCGACGGGCGGGACTTCGCCGTCGTCGGGTCGAGCCCGGAGACGCTCGTGAAGGTGAGCGACGGGCACGTGACGACGTTCCCGATCGCGGGCTCCCGCCCCCGCGGGGCGACCCCGGAGGAGGACCGCGCCCTGCAGGACGAGGTCCTCGCCGACCCCAAGGAGCGCGCCGAGCACATCATGCTCGTCGACCTCTCGCGCAACGACCTCGTGAAGGTCTGCGAGCCGACGAGCGTCGAGGTCGTCGAGTTCATGGCGGTCAAGCGGTTCTCGCACATCATGCACATCTGCTCGACCGTGGTGGGCCGGCTGCGGCAGGGTGCCACCGCCCTGGAGACGCTCGTGGCGACGTTCCCGGCCGGGACGCTGTCCGGTGCGCCGAAGCCGCGGGCGATCGCGCTGATCGACGAGATCGAGCCGGCCCGGCGCGGCGTGTACGGCGGCACGGTCGGCTACTTCGACTTCGCGGGGGACATGGACATGGCGATCGCGATCCGCACGGCGCTGCTGCGCGACGGCCGGGCGAGCGTCCAGGCCGGCGGCGGGATCGTCGCGGACTCCGTCCCCGCCGACGAGTACGCCGAGTCGCGGAACAAGGCGGCGGCCGCGGTGCGTGCGGTGCAGGTCGCCGCGCGTCTGCGCCGCGTCGCACCGTGA
- a CDS encoding Trp biosynthesis-associated membrane protein: MTSGPVPPDDRGAPSGRDGAPARRARRGRWAVLVLVAAAATGAVAAPTWVTAHVRTAIEGDVAVAVPGSQVAPQVVAGALVLLASAAALALVGRVGRTVVGVVVAACGALVAAAGVAVLRGPGAAAAAEVAARTGVEPAALDAQAGAMPAASAALGVLVVLLGLGLARAPGAWSSASRRHEAPGAAGDRAGTEDDGRSDWDALSRGDDPS; the protein is encoded by the coding sequence GTGACGTCCGGTCCCGTGCCGCCCGACGACCGCGGCGCCCCGTCGGGCCGGGACGGGGCGCCGGCGCGCCGGGCCCGGCGCGGTCGCTGGGCCGTGCTGGTCCTCGTCGCGGCCGCCGCGACGGGTGCGGTCGCCGCCCCCACGTGGGTGACGGCGCACGTGAGGACCGCCATCGAGGGCGACGTCGCGGTCGCGGTGCCGGGCTCGCAGGTCGCGCCGCAGGTGGTCGCCGGCGCGCTCGTCCTGCTCGCGTCGGCCGCCGCGCTCGCGCTCGTCGGCCGGGTGGGGCGCACGGTGGTCGGCGTCGTCGTCGCCGCCTGCGGTGCGCTCGTGGCCGCCGCCGGCGTGGCGGTGCTGCGGGGCCCGGGGGCCGCCGCGGCCGCCGAGGTCGCCGCGCGCACCGGCGTCGAGCCCGCCGCGCTCGACGCACAGGCCGGCGCGATGCCCGCCGCGTCCGCCGCGCTGGGCGTGCTCGTCGTCCTGCTGGGGCTCGGGCTCGCGCGCGCGCCGGGCGCGTGGTCGTCCGCCTCGCGGCGGCACGAGGCGCCCGGTGCGGCCGGCGACCGGGCGGGCACCGAGGACGACGGGCGCTCCGACTGGGACGCGCTGAGCCGCGGGGACGACCCCTCCTGA